Within Vidua macroura isolate BioBank_ID:100142 chromosome 11, ASM2450914v1, whole genome shotgun sequence, the genomic segment TTGTGAGCTTGTCTGGAAGTGAGAAAAgctccatttattttctttgggatAATTGTTGTTTTGTGCTTATGCTGAAGTTCATGCACCATTGACACCATTTTATTGCAGCCCAGGGGGTGGCTCCAAAGTGAAGCTGCTGGGTTGACCTTGGAAAGTCTCACATCACCCAGTAAATCAGAGGGTTTTGCCTTCCACACATGTGTGTCCCGGGGCAGCTGGTGCTTGTGGAGCTTTCTGTGTCCAAGCAGGACAATGCTTTTGAAAGTGAAAAACTTCTTGGGGAAAAACCCTTCACCTGTGagtcatgttcagctgctgctcattcAGTCAGATATCAGAGGCTGCCCTTCCTGAAATGAATCATCCACACAATACTTGCTGTTTGCTATCTACACACCTTCCCCATAGGTCTGATCACCTGAACCAGTGTTTTCTTTATTCAGTGAGTGgtccctttttattttcagatttattaCTCTGAAGTTCAAGGAGATTTGTGCAAATTCAATGGAAGACTGGGTGAAGAAGATCAAAGAAAAACTGGACAGGAAAAAGGCCACAGTGATGCCACCCCATGATGTCACCTCAGCAGAAGAGCCTGGTAGTGTTGAGAGACATGTTGGTCTTCCAGAACTGGCTCCAGCTCAAGCCACTGCTCCAACTAGTTTCTTCCAAGGGACTGGAACCACAGTTAGGGAGAGAATAcgtgctcctgctgccacaaCAGAGGTGTCCAGCAAGCCCCCACTGGGCAGGCAGGACCccacccagctccctgcaggatcCACCCCCATGGTACAGGAAGAGGCTGCGCACTCTGAGGTCACTCCAGAAGCAAAGGGAGAGTCCTCAAATTCTCCTGCGTCTTCAGCAAGTGTTGCAGCAGGCGTGGGCTccagccagcccaccccaggCCCCACTGCTCAAGATACAGCTTCTCCTAACTCTAATTCAGACCTGGTGGCTGCTGCTAGAAGATCAAACCAGCCTGTACTTTCTACCAGCGGATCCCTGGACCCTACGAGAGCCAGAGCCAACACACCAGACACTGCTTCCAGCAGTTCTAGATCAGGTCTCCCCTCCATCTGGGACAGTGTGAAGACCACAACAGTCACAGAGACAGCACCACAGACTACTTCAGTTTCTACTCTGAGCTCCACCACTGCCATGGACAAAGCTGCTTCTGTCCATACCAGCAGGGTTGTTGGTCCCTCTGCAGATGTGTTTGGCACTACAACATTTGATCATTCATTGCCTGTAGGGAAGCAGGAGCCTTCAGACACAGGAGTTGTTACTCACCAGGTGTTGTCAGGCCAAGCCAGAGTGCAGATGATCACAGTCAGGCCAAACAATCTGCCTCTGCCCAGCTTCTTGTCAAAATCTCAAATGCACTTTGTCATCCCAGTTTCTGTGGTATGTGGACTGATGGTTGGCAGTGTTGCTCTTGTGTGGGTGTATCTGAAATTTGGAGTCAAACCAGAAGAAACGTCAAGAGAAATGGTGCAGGGGTTGCTCTACCAGCAGGCAGGACATCAAGACAATGTTTATCCAATGGAAGTAATATGAATGCTTCATGGCATGGACATTTCTGGCCTCAACTGTATGTGTGttgccccaggaaagctgtttGTGCTGAACTGGTGACCAGTAGGAAGCAAGCCTGGGAATAAAAATCAcagagaaaactgattttttggTAGAGCAGAATGCCCAATACTATATCTACTTCATCATTGACCAATCACAGTGTTTTGGAAACAGGGGAGACACTTCTTTTCTCCTGGCACTGTTCTGTACAGAGGCTGTGGCTGTTCTATTCCTGTTGGTGGCTCTTTGCCAGGTGTTGTGATTTTCCTGTTTACCGAGTCTCTGTTGGGAATTTTTCTGGTTCATCATGGCCTAGGCAAGAGGCCGCTCACCCACCCACACTGCTGGACTTGGGCTCAGCCACCTTGAGAACACCAAACCCACACAATTTGCACTTAaactctctgctgcttctttctttgcACTTCAGGTCTCTGCTCTGTCAGACCAAGACTGAAGCTGGTGgccagctggctgctggctctCCTTGGGCTGATGGAATTTACTCTCATCATTTTCTCTTGCTGGAGACACGAGGGATAGCCCAGCTTTTCAGAAATAGTTGACCAACCCTGCATCTGATCAGGGGACTGAAGGTCAGTGCTACAGATCTTCTATTCAGAGAAGCTGGCAATCCACAGTCTATCCTCTGTCTATCTCCTCCTTGCAATCAGGCCCTTTTAGCAGCTATGAGTATTTCTTCTTGCAGATGAATTCTGAGAGCTGGTTCTGGGTAAATCAATGCAATAAATCCCTTCTGCCAGCTGATGCACCTTGTGTCCAGCTGCATCCATCACCAGGACAGCATAATGCTGATGAATCTTCACAAATGGGAGAAATCAAGAAGTCACCCAATAATTTTGCTATTACTGTGTTATCATTGGAACATGCTGATGAATCTTCACAAATGGGAGAAATCAAGAATTCACCCAATAATTTTGCTATTCCTGTATTATCATTGGAACATTTTTGCTGTTCTCTGCAAGCACAAAACCCAGGAAATGTGGAGCTAAAGGCAATCCTGGATGTAGTCATGAAGGAATTACTCTACCACAGCAGACATAACATCCTTTTGATCCCATTTTCTCTCTAGAAATAAGCACATTTGCtgatccacaaaaaaaaaaaaagaagcacaaaatgTTCACAGTCCTATAATTCAGCCACATTTTAGTTTTTCCATTTTGGATAGCACTGATCATCAGGCTATGAAAGCACTGTAACAGAACCAGGCTTTTTTAAACCCCAaattgattttgatttttatacATCCTGATATTGCTGTACATAAGTGTTATGTTTTATCTGTGGTCAAGTCTTGAAAGCCCTTATTAGACTTTGTCTCCAGGATGAATTCTGCTGGAGCGTGCAAAGGTCTTCATGATATGATGCTTTGTAAGTAGATACACATCAAGGGTCAGATTCTAACCAACCTCAGTGGATCAGATCCCCAAGTACAAATATGCgtgcagaaaataaaagcaagatcagcaagaaaaaggcaagaaaataatAAGCAAGATCATAAAAAAATGATGGGCCAGCTGTAAAGCAGAGTTCAAGAAATGTGGCCTGTTAGATCTGTCAGATTGCACCTTCAGGACAtccatgcagccctgcagggggaGAGGACAGACTACAACTGTGCTTGCTTTCTGCCATCACACATCCCTTACTTCTGCATTTTGTTGACTCGAGAGATCCCTCTCAGCCTTTGCAAGTACGGGATGCAATCAGATTAACTTCAATGATTAATTTGGACTGAAATCCTTCCttgtgcagcagctcagctgtggaACTCTGTCTGGGTTTGATTTTCCAAGAAGGGTAAATCTGGCTCTGCCAGTGCCACCTCCCCATGCACCCCACTTGTGCACAGCTGGAACTCGTGAGCTGATGTACTGCGgcattatttttatatgaaacactagaaatgttatttttgtaaaaagGTTTTATAGCTTTTTGAATGTATGTAATGTCCTGACTGAGCTGCTTGGAGTCGAGACCTTTTTGGCAGCACTGGAAAACACTGTGCCTTGTCTATTTTGTTGCTGGTCTTAGATGGCTTGTGCATGTCCAAGGGAGCTGCATCGCTGCCCAGGCCCTTCAGCACACGGAGCGGACACTTGTCTGCCGCAGGTGAAGTGCTTGtcctggagcagtgctggggagatGGATGTGCAGCAGCCAGATCACTTGGAGTCCCACCAGTCTTTGGAAGGACCctgcttccagctccagcaccagctcccaCCATCTCCCAGCTGCCGTGATCCCACTGGAACTCattgggagcagctgcctctccAGGCTGGCCCTGTCCTTGtgcattccctgctcccctctcctgtcccttgGCTGTTTGCAGCAGGGTGCTGGCACCCTCACAGGGGACAGGTGAAACCCAGGACAGGGGGACACTGCTGTTCCTCTCTGCAATGGGCAGTCTGGGAGGGAGGATGGAGCCCGTGGGTGTCACCCATTTCTGGGGGTTAAAGCACCACTTGCTGTAGAGCACAGTGACTGTTACAAGCTCCAGGTCATTTGTATATTGCGTGTGTGCATGAGATATGAGCTGTACATTTTTATAGAACTAAAAGTAATAAAGTCCTTATGTTAAAAACTTTCAGCCTCAGGGGATTGAGCCTTGAACTGGGTTGCCAAGCCTGGTCCCTGCAGAGATGAACTCCTATGACTGAGCACTGCGGAAAGCATCCCCAAGAGATGGCAAAGCTGGAACAGCTGGATGTGGCCAAGCTATTGCTCCATCTCCTTTAAGGGTTTTGATCTTGGCAGATGTTTGCAGGAAATTCCTCAGAGGGGTTTGTGTCTTCCATCTTACTAAGGCAATAGAGAAAACTGGACTTTTTCATTGTTTAAGCAAAGCTAAGGTCAAACAGCAGCTCAGCGAGAGCAAAGACTCCAAGTCTGTTCTGTAAGGGGGCAAGAGCTGAGATGGGAcctctcccaccccagccaGGGCTTGGGCTGCCCTTGTGTGCTACTCTGGTGCTGGAGAGGTGGGAAGAGCAACCCAATGAAAGAGTCAGTTCTCAGGGGTTTGCCTGGAGtagggagctggcaggagcaaGAGGGATGAGCGTCTTCCCTACATTTCAGGAGCTCTCATCCCAACATCTCTCAGCCCCGTGCCATTCTAGACAGGTGCAGAAGTCAATGAAAATTTCCTGCAGCTGAGTCACCAGGCCAGAAAGGTCATCTGGGGGATAATGTAACTCTAAGGAAATGAAAGCACTTTTTATTTGGTAAATTTCATTTCTCCTCTCTGTTgtggagaggcaggcaaggaaggagggGGCGGTGCAAACCAGCCAGGCCTGACAGGATGAATCATTTCCGATCATTTCCCACCAAGGAACtttcaggcagagctggcaccagcagggctgtgtggggGCTGCTCCTCTGGAGTTTTTGGGtgcccctgggctgtgggggaCACACACTCCCTGGCTTTGCTGGTGTTGGTGTCTGGCCGTGCAGGGAAGGACCTTGTGCCAAGGGTGTCCCTCCACACACCTTCCCCTGGAGCTTCATGGGCTGATTCAGGGGTAGAGTTTGGTCCAGAGGATAACAAATGCCACGTCTGTTCTGCTCAGGGGGGCGAGAGTTGCAATCTGCACCTGGTGTGAAAGGTGCATGTCCTGCCTTGATGCTTCCCCACAGCCCACAGGAGATGGGGGATCCATGGTCATGAAGGGCTCTCTCAGCCCTTACTAGCCCACATCTTTCATTTCCAGCTCCACAACATCTCCACCATGTCATTAGCAGCTGCTTTGATTGACCTTGTGAGAAGGAGAAGTCCCTGGGGCTCCTCACAGTCTCACCTTCATCCCTTCATGTCCCCACAGGATCCATCAAATGTCAGGCCTTGAGGGCACTAACTGGCCATAATCATCCTGACCAGCCTCATCCGTGGGTGGACTCACCCCCACAAGACCTCCCAGTCCTGTGCCCAAGCCTCAGGAGCCCCATCTAAGCTCAGGTTTGAGTCTCTGGTCCCTGCTGTGTTGTGAGTGCTGCTCTGATGTCCTGGCCCAGATCCAGTCTCTTGGACAGACCTTGTGTATCTCGTCTCCTGGCTGGCTGGAGCCCTGTCTCTGTCCCCATTTCCTGTCACTGCTGAGAAGATTCCCCCAGCTTTCCCAATGGATTCTGGGTTTGGTCCCTTACCTTGGAGTGCCTGGGGCCACTGCTGGAGGCTCTGACCCCTGTGCTCAGGCCCTGGgggctgtcacctccctgctgaggacccagcctgtgctggggccaCCCTTGGCTCCTGGCATGTCccctcccactgctccctgcagcctggaCCTGGCAGGGAGACACCTCTGCCATTATCTCCTCCAAGCTCTGACTTCAGGTGGTGTGTGAGGTGAAGAAGAGAAGATGCCACCTCCATCCTCTGTGGTTTGGGCTGTGATTTATGACAGGCCTCAGCACAGTTGATTTCCTGTGAAATGTTGCACAAGAGCTCTCGTGCCTGGGGCAGCCTCTGGTGGAGCTGATGCACTTTCATACTGCTGGCTCAGCAAAGGGCAGGATAAACAGGGTAAACAGCCTCAGGTCTGCTGCGTGGCTGTGGTTCTGCTGGGCTTTGTTTGCTTGATCTCCCCTTTTATGAGAATTGTGTCCCTGTTGATGTCACTGCAGGGGCTGCTCTTGTTGCTCAAGTCCCCCTGGGTAACACAGAGGTTGTTGGGACCTCTTTGGTGACTGTCATGGGTGATGGAGGAAGGCTCATTTCTTGAGCCTTCAGAATTCACCCTGGAATTCTGCCACAAaccaaataatttaataaagaaGAAGATAGATATAAGTGAGAGTCACCCTCCAAGGAAGGATGTGATGTCAGCTTGCTGACTCTGGCCATAACCCCATcataaacacattttcattaCAACATCTAGGTACCTTAACAAGTCTTGCTCATCACATTCAttaactgcatttatttttctgattgcTGGGGTTTTATTCTAATCATACACTAAGGAGCAGATAAATTCATAATTTGTTCTAGTGCCATCTTGAAATTAGCAGGACTAACTCTGTTCAGAATTAAATCACTACAAATTAGACTGGAATTGCTtccatgtcctttttttttttttttttttttttttttttttttttttttttgttatctcAGCTTTGCTTTAAAAGCTGAGCTGAAACATCTGTCTGCTGCTTGCTTAAACTCGAGGAGCTCTAAAAGGCTCAAGGTTGAAAAAAGGAGCCTGAAGTCCTCATTAAGCATCATTTCCCCTGATTGCTACTCCACACAGAAGCCTCTCCAGTGCAGAGTCTCCCTCACACCCCAGGTCCATCCTTCACTTCACCCTGAGGTAGCTGATTGACCTCATtggataaaaatggaaaaatgtttcatatttAGTGTGTTTGAGGAAGGTGACATCAGGTCTATTATTTAATCTTCCTTAGCAAGATAAGGCCACTTCCAGTTTCTGGGGCAGGTGCATTGACCTGTGCCTCTTCTTGCTGAATTTGTGAGGGTTTCCTGCATGCCCACAGTGAGTTCCTGCTCTGTCCCTATCCCTGTGGACTATTGGTGTTGCGATGCTCGACCAGCAGGCAGAATGATGATGATGAGCAGGACTCCATGATATCAGAAGGTTAATGaattactttattaaactatattatactataactATATTGCACTATATTACACTAATAGGAACTATTATCATTACTGACAAAAACttgtgactctctgctgagagtcccGACACAGCTGTGTCTTAATTGGTCACTCAATTTAAAACACCATCACTAGAACCTAATCAAGTAATtaccttgggtaaacaatctctaAACAATCTCTAGAACACATTCCACACATGCATGACAACGAGCAGCAGCAagtgagataagaattgttttgatcattcttttctctgcttctctcacaggCCCTCTCAGGATCCTGAGAGAGCTAAggctctctctgttcagaggacgTGTGAATACCACATGTGGACGAGCTTGCCCAGTGAGTTAGTGCAGACAGAACCTTGGGGAAGGGCTCCTGGCCACAGCCTTCCTGCAGCCTCCGTGTCTCCTGACTCTGGGCAGAGCTTCCCGCACAGGATGCATCTCAGATCACCAACTTACAGCACTTGGTGGTCCCCCGTGTCCGTCTGTAGGAAGCAGACTTTGGAAGGGATTctcatttttctaattttagagTGTCTTTCCAGGCTGTAGGACATGCCAGGGCTGTTCCTGGAATCACAGGGGTtttgggaaggaagaagagaatcACCTTTGGTTTGTGATTGTGTCCTGAGTTGATCAGGGCTTCACCATGGAGCTGTGGAGACCCTGGAGGGAGCACCCCAAAGAAATGTGAAGGAGCTTTACAGGCAGAAAGGGTGAAGAGGGTTTAAAGAAGCCAAACAAGGATGTCTCATCTCTTAAATGGAAAAGATTCAAAGTGACTGAGtagaacagaagaaagcagggaaaacttattccaaaccctcctgctgcctccttggGGACAAGTCTCAGGCACTGAGTGATGCccccttttctcctgccttgcagcccagctgctcctgccgtGCCTTCCCACGTGCAGGATGTCTGTGGTtgttttccagcacagctgggagtgctcagTCACCCACTGAGACCCCAAACTCAGCTTAGGGCTGTTCTGCCCCACTCCTTTGTCCCCTCACTGGCACCATTGCTGGCAAAGGCTGCATCTCATGTGTTCTCTCagcctcccttcccctcctacTGCAGAATAACAAGATTATGTTCATTTTTTATGTAAACAAGCACATTCTCCAGAGTCCATTCAAGTGAAAGAGAAACTTGGGCTGGCAGAGGGGCTTTCCAGCACTTAACAATTCATGCCTGCACATTGGCCTTTCCCTTTCCAAAgtgtaaaagaagaaatatcaaAAGTTCTCCAGGGAGCTGTGAATCATCTGGCTTCCACAGACAGGGCTTCAAATCTTGAGAAAAGGGAAACAGAGCATCCTAGGCCAGATCTTTggccagaaaaagaaacacagatcTGCAGGAGCTTCGTAAGGTCCACCCAGAGCAGTGGATCTTGAGTCTCCATCAGCAGGAAATGTCTGACAAAGCTGGGCTTGGGGAGAACTGAGCATGACCAGAGCAGTCTCAGCACTGGGAGatttttctcccaaatcttTTAGAAGGCAGCCAGAGATGACAGTCCCAGGCACAATATCCTGCTCCAGAGAGTGGCTGGGGGTGCCAGTGTGAAGAAGGGCTTGAGGTGGAGGACTGTGGTGCCAGGGGATCTGCATGGGACCCCACTGCTCCATGCATCCACTTAGAGTCTGgttaaaaagagggaaaggtgaaaaaaagtGTCCGAGCTCAGCAAGGACCTACAGAGAGGCTCCTTAGACCTTCAGAAAGTCTGAAGAAAGGGGAGCCCAGCACAAGGAGGGAGAACTGTCCCCCAGGTTAACACAGAGGGGCTGACCCCTTTCAGCAGGTCCCTGCAGGGTCTGGGATGCCTCAAGGCTGTGGAGGGAAGAAGATGATGGAAAGACACACAAAAACTTTGAACAGTAAGTTTTCCATCCATTCTCCTCAGCCTGATTCTgattcctgccctgccctgaaaCTGGGGCTAAGTCAGCCCTGTCCACAAGGAAAGGCTCAAGTACACCCCACCTCACTGCCCAGTTATAAACAGGGATTTTTGGTGGAAAACTTGGGTTCCTCTCCATAGTACCAACATGGAATGTGATACAATTTGTGTCAGTATTTGCCAACTTGCCACTTTCAAGCCACAgagggctggtggcagcagcagtcaCTGTGCTTCTGTTTAATTCTTCCCAGGATTCACAACCCATCCAGACATCTCCAGCACATTTGTATTGGCTCTGGGCTGAGTGACCTTGCATGGAACACCAGGCTTTGCCTTTCCTATGGCTATGAATCCCCTCTCTGAAGGCCCAGGAGCTCTTGAGTTTACATCTGCAGAGTGGAGGATTTCACTTCCTTCATGACTTTCACTGTGTGGGTGAACACAGAAGCTGACACAATTTATTTAGTCTTTCCAGGTATTGTCTGTCTGTAATCCTAATGATCCCATGTGACATGGAAATCCCCACGGGCAATGAAGCAGTAGCTTTTCCTTGAATTAGGTTCAAATTCTTTGGAAAAGGGGAGACTGGGGAGGAGTAGAGAGGATAAAttgcagcagctccttgccTGAGCACAGACTTGAGCTCTCccagagaggcagagcagcatcCTGCAAGGAAGAGCCCTCCCACAGCCACCATGCTCACTGCAAGgaaagccctgctgctccttgggCTCCTCACCCTCTTGCCATGCTCCAGTGCAGGTAAAGCACCTCGTGGGctactgctgctggctgggactcGGGGCTGTCCCACCGGGGCTGTCAGGAAGGAAACCCCCGTGTGGAGCAGggatggtgctgctggcaggaggagcaacctggccagggcagagcagcacatcctgggctgcagggaaggctggagactgctcctggggctgggtggctttggcagagctgctgcagggctgggtgatAACCTGGAGCATCCTTCTGCCCcgggaaggcaggaggagggcaCCTGGGGCTCCTCATGGCAGCAttggcacagcctgggggaTGTTGTGTCCatc encodes:
- the LOC128812689 gene encoding mucin-5AC-like, translating into MKAACLQMLLLLLWALCLVTLAGGQPKAPVKCSRECRSFTSKLSEKLIRSYRETEPGCRRNATIFITLKFKEICANSMEDWVKKIKEKLDRKKATVMPPHDVTSAEEPGSVERHVGLPELAPAQATAPTSFFQGTGTTVRERIRAPAATTEVSSKPPLGRQDPTQLPAGSTPMVQEEAAHSEVTPEAKGESSNSPASSASVAAGVGSSQPTPGPTAQDTASPNSNSDLVAAARRSNQPVLSTSGSLDPTRARANTPDTASSSSRSGLPSIWDSVKTTTVTETAPQTTSVSTLSSTTAMDKAASVHTSRVVGPSADVFGTTTFDHSLPVGKQEPSDTGVVTHQVLSGQARVQMITVRPNNLPLPSFLSKSQMHFVIPVSVVCGLMVGSVALVWVYLKFGVKPEETSREMVQGLLYQQAGHQDNVYPMEVI